The following are encoded in a window of Castanea sativa cultivar Marrone di Chiusa Pesio chromosome 5, ASM4071231v1 genomic DNA:
- the LOC142636449 gene encoding tRNA wybutosine-synthesizing protein 2/3/4 isoform X2, with translation MEFEKRKAATLASLASSDTDKSPKGTLDTPILPLINTLNNHPCYFTTSSCSGRISILSQPIHQTQPNKKSKGGSWLFVSHDPADPDSLISLLFPDSPTRSQPQPESELVLRFEPLIVAVECKDLASAQSLVSTARSAGFRESGITNANNKRVIVAIRCSIRLEVPLGTTESVMVSPEFVRYLVRVANEKMEANRIRTQGFLRALQNQQNAGVAESESESEPEPDRDDEHSDLSVLRVVPIVVSGEEAVEKLYLWGHSACSLASEKKVLVFGGFGGVGRHARRNEALVLDPNSGTLEVIGGVEGSGSPSPRLGHSCCLVGDCAFVIGGRGDPVNVLDDVWVLNRAKSGWRLAECGGSVFPPRHRHAAAVVGSKIYVFGGLDNDSISSSFHILDTVNLKWEELVVGGEWPCARHSHSMVAYGCKLFMFGGYNGDKALGDLYSFDVQTCQWKKEKTAGRGPHARFSHSMFVYKDYLGVIGGCPVRQHFQELALLDLRLQVWKYVTLDSVGKDLFVRSTANVIGDDLVLIGGGASCYAFGTKFSEPMKINLLPLMTSNENFMPFKNGDVHGTRRNDGVTGNKNDSFQHPQIENLQTLKEDLDLNFDSELPGMNESQMIASHWVLQLEKKYAKLGKDILKKFGWLDLERKVYSREDGKHICFPVTKKFCGVFHERQHHVFDASELDNDHLLKPFTGKGLLLNEISSLEALNLLKDCGATKLVDEVVEVKRAAKSPLKVMGEAVASLIKNRGLSEQLLEELPTRWERLGDIVVLPVTSFKDPIWDSIGAEVWPIVAKSLNANRLARQGRVAPTGTRDSTLEILVGDNGWVDHRENGILYSFNATKCMFSWGNLSEKLRMGHLDCKDEVIVDLFAGIGYFVLPFLVRANAKLVYACEWNPNAIEALQHNLQANSVSDRCIVLEGDNRITAPKGVADRVCLGLIPTSEGSWVTAVRALRSVGGMLHVHGNVKDSEEGLWTEHVLKSISEIARSEGYCWEVSIEHVERVKWYAPHIRHLVTDVRCRPAQR, from the exons ATGGAGTTCGAGAAGAGAAAAGCGGCGACGCTAGCGTCACTGGCATCCTCAGACACCGACAAATCACCCAAGGGCACGCTGGACACTCCCATCCTCCCTCTCATCAACACCCTCAACAACCACCCTTGCTACTTCACCACCAGCTCCTGCTCCGGCCGTATCTCTATCCTCTCCCAACCCATACACCAAACCCAGCCCAACAAAAAATCCAAAGGCGGCTCCTGGCTCTTCGTCTCCCACGACCCCGCCGATCCCGACTCGCTCATCTCCCTCCTCTTCCCCGACTCACCAACTCGCTCCCAACCCCAACCCGAGTCCGAACTCGTCCTCCGCTTCGAACCGCTCATCGTCGCCGTGGAGTGCAAAGACCTCGCCTCGGCTCAGTCCCTGGTCTCCACGGCCAGGTCGGCCGGGTTCAGAGAATCCGGCATAACCAACGCGAACAACAAGCGCGTGATCGTCGCGATCCGCTGCTCGATCCGGCTGGAGGTTCCGCTGGGGACCACCGAGTCCGTCATGGTCTCGCCGGAGTTCGTCAGGTACCTCGTCCGCGTGGCCAACGAGAAAATGGAAGCGAACAGAATCAGAACCCAAGGCTTTCTTCGCGCTCTGCAAAATCAACAGAACGCTGGCGTGGCAGAATCCGAATCCGAATCCGAACCCGAACCAGACCGCGATGATGAACATTCCG ATTTGAGTGTGCTGCGTGTGGTTCCGATAGTGGTTTCCGGTGAGGAGGCGGTGGAGAAGCTTTATCTATGGGGACACTCGGCGTGTAGTTTAGCTTCGGAGAAGAAAGTATTGGTGTTTGGTGGATTTGGAGGAGTGGGAAGGCATGCGAGGAGGAATGAGGCTTTGGTGCTTGATCCAAATTCTGGCACATTGGAAGTGATTGGTGGTGTGGAGGGGAGTGGGAGTCCGAGTCCGCGATTAGGTCATAgttgttgtttggttggagattGCGCGTTTGTTATCGGAGGCAGGGGGGATCCTGTGAATGTTCTTGATGATGTGTGGGTGCTCAATAGAGCAAAGAGTGGATGGAGATTAGCAGAATGTGGTGGCAGTGTTTTTCCTCCAAG GCATAGGCATGCAGCAGCTGTTGTAGGCTCAAAGATATATGTATTTGGTGGACTTGACAATGACTCAATCTCTTCATCCTTTCATATCCTCGACACGGTTAACCTAAAATGGGAAGAGTTAGTGGTTGGTGGGGAATGGCCATGTGCCCGTCATTCTCACTCTATGGTGGCTTATGGGTGTAAGCTATTTATGTTTGGAGGGTACAATGGTGACAAAGCACTTGGAGACTTGTATAGTTTTGATGTTCAGACATGTCaatggaagaaagaaaagacagCGGGAAGAGGTCCACATGCTAGGTTTTCCCATTCAATGTTTGTGTACAAAGATTATCTTGGGGTTATTGGTGGTTGTCCTGTCCGGCAACATTTTCAAGAGTTAGCACTACTTGATTTGCGGCTCCAAGTGTGGAAGTATGTGACACTTGATTCTGTTGGCAAAGATTTGTTTGTACGAAGTACAGCTAATGTCATTGGTGATGATCTCGTTTTGATTGGTGGTGGGGCATCTTGTTATGCATTTGGAACAAAGTTTAGCGAGCCAATGAAAATCAACTTGTTACCTTTAATGAcgtcaaatgaaaattttatgcCTTTTAAAAATGGAGATGTGCATGGTACCCGCAGAAATGATGGGGTGACGGGGAATAAGAATGATAGCTTTCAACatccacaaattgaaaatttgcaaACTTTAAAAGAAGATCTTGACTTAAATTTCGATAGTGAATTACCTGGAATGAATGAAAGTCAGATGATTGCTTCGCATTGGGTTCTACAGCTTGAAAAGAAGTATGCAAAATTGGGGAAGGACATACTGAAGAAGTTTGGGTGGTTAGATCTTGAGAGGAAGGTTTATTCTCGGGAGGACGGAAAACATATTTGTTTTCCTGTTACCAAAAAATTTTGTGGTGTATTTCATGAAAGGCAGCATCATGTGTTTGATGCAtctgaattagataatgacCATTTATTGAAACCATTTACAGGAAAGGGGCTTTTATTAAACGAGATCTCAAGTTTGGAAGCTTTGAATCTTTTAAAAGATTGTGGTGCAACTAAGCTGGTAGATGAGGTAGTTGAAGTTAAAAGAGCTGCAAAGTCTCCCTTAAAAGTAATGGGTGAAGCTGTGGCCTCGTTGATAAAGAATAGAGGCCTTTCAGAACAACTATTAGAGGAACTACCCACAAG ATGGGAGCGACTTGGTGATATTGTTGTGCTTCCAGTCACATCCTTCAAGGATCCTATATGGGACTCAATTGGGGCAGAGGTTTGGCCTATTGTTGCCAAATCACTTAATGCTAATCGTCTTGCCCGCCAA GGCAGAGTTGCACCAACAGGAACAAGGGACAGTACTTTGGAGATTCTAGTTGGAGATAATGGTTGGGTTGATCATCGTGAAAATGGAATTCTCTATTCTTTTAATGCTACTAAGTGTATGTTCTCCTGGGGAAATCTTTCTGAGAAACTCCGTATGGGTCATCTAGACTGTAAAGATGAGGTTATTGTGGATTTGTTTGCTGGAATTGGATATTTTGTGCTGCCATTTCTTGTCAG GGCCAATGCAAAACTAGTTTATGCTTGCGAATGGAATCCCAATGCCATTGAGGCACTCCAACACAATCTACAAGCCAATTCAGTTAGTGATCGTTGTATCGTACTTGAAGGAGATAACCGGATTACAGCACCTAAA
- the LOC142636449 gene encoding tRNA wybutosine-synthesizing protein 2/3/4 isoform X1 encodes MEFEKRKAATLASLASSDTDKSPKGTLDTPILPLINTLNNHPCYFTTSSCSGRISILSQPIHQTQPNKKSKGGSWLFVSHDPADPDSLISLLFPDSPTRSQPQPESELVLRFEPLIVAVECKDLASAQSLVSTARSAGFRESGITNANNKRVIVAIRCSIRLEVPLGTTESVMVSPEFVRYLVRVANEKMEANRIRTQGFLRALQNQQNAGVAESESESEPEPDRDDEHSGADLSVLRVVPIVVSGEEAVEKLYLWGHSACSLASEKKVLVFGGFGGVGRHARRNEALVLDPNSGTLEVIGGVEGSGSPSPRLGHSCCLVGDCAFVIGGRGDPVNVLDDVWVLNRAKSGWRLAECGGSVFPPRHRHAAAVVGSKIYVFGGLDNDSISSSFHILDTVNLKWEELVVGGEWPCARHSHSMVAYGCKLFMFGGYNGDKALGDLYSFDVQTCQWKKEKTAGRGPHARFSHSMFVYKDYLGVIGGCPVRQHFQELALLDLRLQVWKYVTLDSVGKDLFVRSTANVIGDDLVLIGGGASCYAFGTKFSEPMKINLLPLMTSNENFMPFKNGDVHGTRRNDGVTGNKNDSFQHPQIENLQTLKEDLDLNFDSELPGMNESQMIASHWVLQLEKKYAKLGKDILKKFGWLDLERKVYSREDGKHICFPVTKKFCGVFHERQHHVFDASELDNDHLLKPFTGKGLLLNEISSLEALNLLKDCGATKLVDEVVEVKRAAKSPLKVMGEAVASLIKNRGLSEQLLEELPTRWERLGDIVVLPVTSFKDPIWDSIGAEVWPIVAKSLNANRLARQGRVAPTGTRDSTLEILVGDNGWVDHRENGILYSFNATKCMFSWGNLSEKLRMGHLDCKDEVIVDLFAGIGYFVLPFLVRANAKLVYACEWNPNAIEALQHNLQANSVSDRCIVLEGDNRITAPKGVADRVCLGLIPTSEGSWVTAVRALRSVGGMLHVHGNVKDSEEGLWTEHVLKSISEIARSEGYCWEVSIEHVERVKWYAPHIRHLVTDVRCRPAQR; translated from the exons ATGGAGTTCGAGAAGAGAAAAGCGGCGACGCTAGCGTCACTGGCATCCTCAGACACCGACAAATCACCCAAGGGCACGCTGGACACTCCCATCCTCCCTCTCATCAACACCCTCAACAACCACCCTTGCTACTTCACCACCAGCTCCTGCTCCGGCCGTATCTCTATCCTCTCCCAACCCATACACCAAACCCAGCCCAACAAAAAATCCAAAGGCGGCTCCTGGCTCTTCGTCTCCCACGACCCCGCCGATCCCGACTCGCTCATCTCCCTCCTCTTCCCCGACTCACCAACTCGCTCCCAACCCCAACCCGAGTCCGAACTCGTCCTCCGCTTCGAACCGCTCATCGTCGCCGTGGAGTGCAAAGACCTCGCCTCGGCTCAGTCCCTGGTCTCCACGGCCAGGTCGGCCGGGTTCAGAGAATCCGGCATAACCAACGCGAACAACAAGCGCGTGATCGTCGCGATCCGCTGCTCGATCCGGCTGGAGGTTCCGCTGGGGACCACCGAGTCCGTCATGGTCTCGCCGGAGTTCGTCAGGTACCTCGTCCGCGTGGCCAACGAGAAAATGGAAGCGAACAGAATCAGAACCCAAGGCTTTCTTCGCGCTCTGCAAAATCAACAGAACGCTGGCGTGGCAGAATCCGAATCCGAATCCGAACCCGAACCAGACCGCGATGATGAACATTCCG GGGCAGATTTGAGTGTGCTGCGTGTGGTTCCGATAGTGGTTTCCGGTGAGGAGGCGGTGGAGAAGCTTTATCTATGGGGACACTCGGCGTGTAGTTTAGCTTCGGAGAAGAAAGTATTGGTGTTTGGTGGATTTGGAGGAGTGGGAAGGCATGCGAGGAGGAATGAGGCTTTGGTGCTTGATCCAAATTCTGGCACATTGGAAGTGATTGGTGGTGTGGAGGGGAGTGGGAGTCCGAGTCCGCGATTAGGTCATAgttgttgtttggttggagattGCGCGTTTGTTATCGGAGGCAGGGGGGATCCTGTGAATGTTCTTGATGATGTGTGGGTGCTCAATAGAGCAAAGAGTGGATGGAGATTAGCAGAATGTGGTGGCAGTGTTTTTCCTCCAAG GCATAGGCATGCAGCAGCTGTTGTAGGCTCAAAGATATATGTATTTGGTGGACTTGACAATGACTCAATCTCTTCATCCTTTCATATCCTCGACACGGTTAACCTAAAATGGGAAGAGTTAGTGGTTGGTGGGGAATGGCCATGTGCCCGTCATTCTCACTCTATGGTGGCTTATGGGTGTAAGCTATTTATGTTTGGAGGGTACAATGGTGACAAAGCACTTGGAGACTTGTATAGTTTTGATGTTCAGACATGTCaatggaagaaagaaaagacagCGGGAAGAGGTCCACATGCTAGGTTTTCCCATTCAATGTTTGTGTACAAAGATTATCTTGGGGTTATTGGTGGTTGTCCTGTCCGGCAACATTTTCAAGAGTTAGCACTACTTGATTTGCGGCTCCAAGTGTGGAAGTATGTGACACTTGATTCTGTTGGCAAAGATTTGTTTGTACGAAGTACAGCTAATGTCATTGGTGATGATCTCGTTTTGATTGGTGGTGGGGCATCTTGTTATGCATTTGGAACAAAGTTTAGCGAGCCAATGAAAATCAACTTGTTACCTTTAATGAcgtcaaatgaaaattttatgcCTTTTAAAAATGGAGATGTGCATGGTACCCGCAGAAATGATGGGGTGACGGGGAATAAGAATGATAGCTTTCAACatccacaaattgaaaatttgcaaACTTTAAAAGAAGATCTTGACTTAAATTTCGATAGTGAATTACCTGGAATGAATGAAAGTCAGATGATTGCTTCGCATTGGGTTCTACAGCTTGAAAAGAAGTATGCAAAATTGGGGAAGGACATACTGAAGAAGTTTGGGTGGTTAGATCTTGAGAGGAAGGTTTATTCTCGGGAGGACGGAAAACATATTTGTTTTCCTGTTACCAAAAAATTTTGTGGTGTATTTCATGAAAGGCAGCATCATGTGTTTGATGCAtctgaattagataatgacCATTTATTGAAACCATTTACAGGAAAGGGGCTTTTATTAAACGAGATCTCAAGTTTGGAAGCTTTGAATCTTTTAAAAGATTGTGGTGCAACTAAGCTGGTAGATGAGGTAGTTGAAGTTAAAAGAGCTGCAAAGTCTCCCTTAAAAGTAATGGGTGAAGCTGTGGCCTCGTTGATAAAGAATAGAGGCCTTTCAGAACAACTATTAGAGGAACTACCCACAAG ATGGGAGCGACTTGGTGATATTGTTGTGCTTCCAGTCACATCCTTCAAGGATCCTATATGGGACTCAATTGGGGCAGAGGTTTGGCCTATTGTTGCCAAATCACTTAATGCTAATCGTCTTGCCCGCCAA GGCAGAGTTGCACCAACAGGAACAAGGGACAGTACTTTGGAGATTCTAGTTGGAGATAATGGTTGGGTTGATCATCGTGAAAATGGAATTCTCTATTCTTTTAATGCTACTAAGTGTATGTTCTCCTGGGGAAATCTTTCTGAGAAACTCCGTATGGGTCATCTAGACTGTAAAGATGAGGTTATTGTGGATTTGTTTGCTGGAATTGGATATTTTGTGCTGCCATTTCTTGTCAG GGCCAATGCAAAACTAGTTTATGCTTGCGAATGGAATCCCAATGCCATTGAGGCACTCCAACACAATCTACAAGCCAATTCAGTTAGTGATCGTTGTATCGTACTTGAAGGAGATAACCGGATTACAGCACCTAAA